A single window of Theropithecus gelada isolate Dixy chromosome 9, Tgel_1.0, whole genome shotgun sequence DNA harbors:
- the PRLHR gene encoding prolactin-releasing peptide receptor, with translation MASSPTRGPRVSDLFSGLPPAVTTPANQSAEASAGNGSVAGADAPAVTPFQSLQLVHQLKGLIVLLYSVVVVVGLVGNCLLVLVIARVRRLHNVTNFLIGNLALSDVLMCAACVPLTLAYAFEPRGWVFGGGLCHLVFFLQPVTVYVSVFTLTTIAVDRYVVLVHPLRRRISLRLSAYAVLAIWALSAVLALPAAMHTYHVELKPHDVRLCEEFWGSQERERQLYAWGLLLVTYLLPLLVILLSYVRVSVKLRNRVVPGCVTQSQADWHRARRRRTFCLLVVVVVVFAVCWLPLHIFNLLRDLDPRAIDPYAFGLVQLLCHWLAMSSACYNPFIYAWLHDSFREELRKLLLAWPRKIAPHGQNMTVSVVI, from the coding sequence ATGGCCTCATCGCCCACTCGGGGCCCCAGGGTTTCTGACTTATTTTCTGGGCTGCCGCCGGCGGTCACAACTCCCGCCAACCAGAGCGCAGAGGCCTCGGCGGGCAACGGGTCGGTGGCTGGCGCGGACGCTCCGGCCGTCACGCCCTTCCAGAGCCTGCAGCTGGTGCATCAGCTGAAGGGGCTGATCGTGCTGCTCTACAGCGTCGTTGTGGTCGTGGGGCTGGTGGGCAACTGCCTGCTGGTGCTGGTGATCGCGCGGGTGCGCCGGCTGCACAACGTGACCAACTTCCTCATCGGTAACCTCGCCTTGTCCGACGTGCTCATGTGCGCCGCCTGCGTGCCGCTCACGCTGGCCTACGCCTTCGAGCCACGCGGCTGGGTGTTCGGCGGCGGCCTGTGCCACCTGGTCTTCTTCCTGCAGCCGGTCACCGTCTACGTGTCGGTGTTCACGCTCACCACCATCGCAGTGGACCGCTACGTCGTGCTGGTGCACCCGCTGCGGCGGCGCATCTCGCTGCGCCTCAGCGCCTACGCGGTGCTGGCCATCTGGGCGCTGTCCGCGGTGCTGGCGCTGCCTGCTGCCATGCACACTTACCACGTGGAGCTCAAGCCACACGACGTGCGCCTCTGCGAGGAGTTCTGGGGTTCCCAGGAGCGCGAGCGCCAGCTCTACGCCTGGGGGCTGCTGCTGGTCACCTATCTGCTCCCTCTGCTGGTCATCCTCCTGTCTTACGTCCGGGTGTCCGTGAAGCTCCGCAACCGCGTGGTGCCCGGCTGCGTGACCCAGAGCCAGGCCGACTGGCACCGCGCGCGGCGCCGGCGCACCTTCTGCTTGCTGGTAGTGGTCGTGGTGGTGTTCGCCGTCTGCTGGCTGCCGCTACACATCTTCAACCTGCTGCGGGACCTCGACCCGCGCGCCATCGACCCCTACGCGTTTGGGCTGGTGCAGCTGCTCTGCCACTGGCTCGCCATGAGCTCGGCCTGCTACAACCCCTTCATCTACGCCTGGCTGCACGACAGCTTCCGCGAGGAGCTGCGCAAACTGTTGCTCGCTTGGCCACGCAAGATCGCGCCCCATGGCCAGAATATGACCGTCAGCGTGGTCATCTGA